The Zingiber officinale cultivar Zhangliang unplaced genomic scaffold, Zo_v1.1 ctg222, whole genome shotgun sequence genome includes a window with the following:
- the LOC122036845 gene encoding U-box domain-containing protein 18-like, with amino-acid sequence MSNATTGSRKIFSLPAVTPSTSVNSVSLIHVLSLLADDVLALRGAAFPVHRKYAREALRQVVVIREFLADVVAEALPASAFVGLAELHVALQKLGHLLRDLARPGARLWVLVNSDRVSNNFRALFRSVATALEVLPLGAASPEVMELVQLVAEQAWKAEGGTLPSDALAARIVWSALALFENGIEPDPIDLNDLMEHLQIRSWSDCSEEITFLEDLFFDCEENEAASIGSLEALMAYCRATLFDADDHNKRTGGNQFKALHRPVNHVNLDDLRCPISLELMLDPVTIATGQTYDRASISKWLKSGCLTCPVTGKKLTDTTFVSNYAVQHLVEQLCASKNLSFPEPNSKQKRDGSKTATPPSSAAAGAMKMAAAFLVRKLAFPTSLEQRRAAFEVRRLSKSNVFNRACLVEAGAVPWLLHLSSSMDSSTQDNAMAALLNLSKHPSGARAIVEVGGLGLVVDVIRLTFKVEAQQNAVAILFYLSLVEEYRAAIGDLPEAIPLLVELMREGSYRGKKNAIVTIFGLSLCSSNQVKILESGAVPALMALLSGQEKGNLANDSMAVLAKIAEHPDGTAKILCYDGAISRLVEFFRSTGTSRSGRESCVSALLSLCVNGGAEVVELLRSMPVVMPPLYSLVTEGSPQAGKKARSLLNRIHEV; translated from the coding sequence ATGTCAAATGCGACTACAGGCAGCCGTAAGATCTTCAGCCTTCCGGCGGTGACTCCCAGCACCTCCGTCAATTCCGTGTCTCTCATCCACGTTCTTTCCCTGCTCGCCGACGACGTCCTCGCCCTCCGCGGCGCCGCCTTCCCCGTACACCGCAAGTACGCCCGCGAGGCGCTCCGCCAGGTCGTCGTGATCCGCGAGTTCCTTGCCGACGTTGTCGCCGAGGCCCTCCCTGCCTCCGCCTTTGTCGGGCTAGCGGAGCTCCACGTCGCGCTGCAGAAGCTCGGGCATCTCCTTCGCGACCTCGCCCGCCCTGGTGCCCGTCTCTGGGTGCTGGTTAACTCGGATCGGGTGTCGAACAACTTCAGAGCGCTGTTCAGATCCGTGGCCACCGCCCTCGAAGTCCTTCCTCTCGGCGCCGCATCGCCGGAAGTGATGGAGCTGGTTCAACTCGTGGCCGAGCAAGCGTGGAAGGCGGAGGGCGGGACCTTGCCGTCCGACGCGCTCGCCGCGCGGATTGTGTGGTCCGCGCTCGCCCTTTTCGAGAACGGCATTGAGCCCGATCCGATCGATCTCAATGATCTCATGGAACACTTGCAAATCAGAAGCTGGTCGGATTGCAGTGAGGAGATCACCTTCCTCGAGGACTTATTCTTCGATTGCGAAGAAAATGAAGCAGCTTCAATAGGTAGCTTGGAGGCGCTCATGGCCTACTGCCGAGCAACTTTATTCGACGCCGACGACCACAATAAGAGAACCGGTGGAAACCAATTCAAGGCTCTACATCGACCAGTGAATCATGTGAACTTGGACGACCTCCGGTGCCCCATCTCTCTGGAGCTCATGCTCGACCCCGTGACGATCGCCACGGGGCAGACCTACGACCGCGCCTCCATATCCAAGTGGCTCAAGTCCGGCTGCCTTACCTGCCCCGTCACCGGCAAGAAGCTCACCGACACCACTTTTGTCTCCAATTACGCCGTCCAGCATTTGGTCGAACAGCTCTGCGCCAGCAAGAACCTCTCCTTCCCCGAACCCAATTCAAAGCAAAAGCGTGATGGGAGCAAAACTGCGACGCCGCCGAGCTCTGCCGCGGCTGGTGCAATGAAGATGGCGGCGGCATTCCTCGTCCGCAAGCTCGCGTTCCCGACGAGCCTGGAACAGAGGAGGGCCGCGTTCGAGGTCAGGAGGCTATCGAAATCCAACGTGTTCAACAGGGCTTGTTTGGTGGAGGCCGGCGCTGTGCCGTGGCTCCTCCATCTCTCCTCCTCGATGGACTCGTCAACGCAGGACAACGCGATGGCGGCGCTGCTGAATCTCTCGAAGCACCCAAGCGGCGCAAGGGCAATCGTCGAGGTCGGTGGACTCGGCCTCGTTGTGGACGTCATCAGACTAACTTTCAAGGTGGAGGCGCAGCAGAACGCCGTGGCCATCCTATTCTACCTCTCGTTGGTAGAGGAATACCGCGCCGCAATCGGGGATTTGCCAGAGGCGATTCCCTTGCTGGTGGAGTTGATGAGGGAAGGATCTTACCGTGGAAAGAAGAACGCCATCGTCACAATCTTCGGTCTCTCACTCTGTTCAAGCAACCAagtaaagattttggaatcaGGGGCAGTCCCGGCGCTAATGGCTCTTCTCTCCGGCCAAGAAAAGGGGAACCTTGCTAACGACTCAATGGCGGTGCTCGCAAAGATCGCCGAGCATCCGGACGGAACGGCGAAGATCCTATGCTACGACGGGGCAATCTCTCGCCTAGTGGAGTTCTTCCGGTCTACGGGGACGTCGCGGTCGGGGAGGGAAAGCTGCGTATCGGCGTTGTTGTCGCTGTGCGTGAACGGCGGGGCGGAGGTGGTGGAATTGCTGCGGAGTATGCCGGTGGTGATGCCGCCGTTGTACTCACTGGTGACCGAGGGGTCGCCGCAGGCAGGGAAGAAGGCGAGATCGCTGCTCAACAGAATACACGAGGTGTGA